One genomic window of Arvicola amphibius chromosome 4, mArvAmp1.2, whole genome shotgun sequence includes the following:
- the LOC119812409 gene encoding olfactory receptor 10-like, protein MGNSNSTSKESFILVGFSDWPQLQGFFFVFILVFYSLTVFGNTTIIALARLDVRLHTPMYFFLSNLSFLDLCYTTSTVPQLLINLHGLDKTISYGGCVAQLYIFLALGSTECVLLVVMAFDRYAAVCRPLHYTIIMHPVLCQALAIASWVGGFINSLIQTSLMMAMPLCGHQLNHFFCEMPVLLKLACEDTGGTEAKMFVARVVIVAVPAILILGSYAQIARAVLKIKSMAGRRKAFGTCGSHLVVVSLFYGSAIYTYLQPKGSYSESEGKFVALFYTIITPMLNPLIYTLRNKDVKGALWKVLGRATDSE, encoded by the coding sequence ATGGGAAACTCCAACTCCACTTCAAAAGAGAGTTTCATTTTGGTGGGTTTCTCAGATTGGCCTCAACTACAAggcttcttttttgtctttattttggtcTTCTACTCCCTAACTGTCTTTGGCAATACAACCATCATCGCTCTTGCAAGACTTGACGTTCGActgcacactcccatgtacttcttcctctccaaTCTCTCCTTCCTGGACCTCTGCTACACCACCAGCACTGTGCCCCAGCTCCTGATCAACCTCCATGGACTTGACAAGACCATCAGCTATGGTGGGTGTGTGGCCCAGCTGTACATATTTCTTGCTCTGGGCTCCACTGAGTGTGTGCTCCTGGTAGTGATGGCCTTTGACCGCTATGCTGCTGTCTGTCGTCCCCTGCATTACACAATCATCATGCACCCCGTTCTCTGCCAGGCATTGGCTATTGCTTCATGGGTAGGAGGCTTCATAAACTCTCTGATCCAGACAAGTCTCATGATGGCCATGCCACTCTGTGGCCATCAACTGAATCACTTCTTCTGTGAGATGCCGGTTCTCCTCAAGTTGGCCTGTGAGGACACGGGAGGAACAGAGGCCAAGATGTTTGTGGCCAGAGTGGTGATTGTTGCGGTTCCAGCCATACTCATTCTAGGCTCCTATGCACAGATTGCCAGGGCAGTGCTGAAGATCAAGTCAATGGCTGGACGCAGAAAGGCTTTTGGAACCTGTGGGTCCCACCTTGTGgtggtttctctgttttatggCTCGGCCATCTACACATACTTACAACCCAAGGGCAGCTATTCCGAGAGTGAGGGGAAGTTCGTTGCTCTTTTTTATACCATCATCACCCCCATGCTCAACCCTCTGATCTACACCCTGAGGAACAAGGATGTAAAGGGAGCCCTATGGAAGGTGCTAGGGAGAGCCACAGACTCAGAGTAA
- the LOC119812794 gene encoding olfactory receptor 10-like — MGTFNSSSDKAFFLVGFSDWPHLEPIFFVFISIFYSLTLFGNTAIIALSRMDVRLHTPMYFFLSHLSFLDLCYTTSTVPQLLINLHGLDRTISYGRCVAQLLIFLALASTECLLLGVMAFDRYAAVCCPLHYTTIMHPQLCQALAISSWVGGLVNSVIQTGLMMAMPLCSHRLNHFFCEMPIFLKLVCEETRKTEAKMFVARTIVLVFPAALILGSYAQIARAVLKIKSMAGRRKAFGTCGSHIVVVSLFYGSAIYTYLQPKGSYSESEGKFVALFYTIITPMLNPLIYTLRNKDVKGALWKVLGRATDSE, encoded by the coding sequence ATGGGAACTTTCAACTCCAGTTCAGACAAGGCCTTCTTTTTAGTGGGCTTCTCAGATTGGCCTCATCTGGAACCtatcttttttgtctttatttcaattttctactCCTTAACTCTCTTTGGCAACACTGCCATCATTGCTCTCTCCCGAATGGACGTTCGActgcacactcccatgtacttcttcctctcccacctctccttcctgGACCTCTGCTACACCACCAGCACTGTGCCCCAGCTCCTGATCAACCTCCATGGACTGGACAGGACCATCAGTTATGGAAGGTGTGTGGCCCAGCTCCTTATTTTTCttgctctggcttccacagagtGTCTGCTCTTGGGGGTGATGGCCTTTGACCGCTATGCGGCTGTGTGCTGTCCACTCCACTACACCACCATTATGCACCCTCAGCTGTGTCAGGCGCTGGCCATTTCCTCCTGGGTAGGGGGACTTGTAAACTCTGTGATCCAGACAGGTCTCATGATGGCCATGCCGCTCTGTAGCCATCGGCTGAATCACTTCTTCTGTGAGATGCCCATATTCCTAAAGTTGGTTTGtgaggaaacaagaaaaacagaggcCAAGATGTTTGTAGCTCGAACAATAGTCTTGGTCTTCCCTGCAGCACTGATTCTAGGCTCCTATGCACAGATTGCCAGGGCAGTGCTGAAGATCAAGTCAATGGCTGGACGCAGAAAGGCTTTTGGAACTTGCGGCTCCCACATTGTGgtggtttctctgttttatggCTCAGCCATCTACACATACTTACAACCTAAGGGTAGCTATTCCGAGAGTGAGGGGAAGTTCGTTGCTCTTTTCTATACCATCATCACCCCCATGCTCAACCCTCTGATCTACACCCTGAGGAACAAGGATGTGAAGGGGGCCCTGTGGAAGGTGCTGGGGAGAGCCACAGATTCGGAGTAA